AGTAGTAAGAGAATTCTACTCTTCGGTTTTTCTCCCAGGCCTCCTCATTGCTGCCAGTTAGGATCGGCGATTCCTCTCCATAACTTACAACGATGATTCTATCGTCTAGGTTATACAGGCCAAGAACTTCTTTTACACTTAGTGCACGATTCTCACCTAGAGCAAGATTATATTCACGAGTTCCTCTCTCATCTGCATGCCCTTCTAAGCGAAGGTTAACAGATGGATTTTCTTGCATAAAGTTTGCATGTTGAATGATTGTTCTTGTCGCTACTTCATCAATTTCAGTATCATCATAGGCAAAATATAGCGTAAATGAATCTGCATTATTGCCAAACTCACTAATTGCAGCCTCTGTTGCAGCAGCGCTTTCTAATAATGCTTCAACCAGCTCATCTCGATTTGCAAGGTTGCCATCAGCATCTAATACAATCAGTTCAGTTAAACCCTTAGAAACAGCCACCTCAATAAGTTCATCATCTGACATTGACTCTAATTCTTCAGATTTACTTTCAAGTAATGCAGCACTTTCAACAATTGCATTAATAATTTGGTCTCTATTTAGAAGGTTTCCATCTTCATCAAGAAGTATTAGGTCTTCTAGGCCTTTTTCTTTTGCAATCGCAATTAATTCATCATTGGATAATTCTTCAAGTTCATCTATTGTGAATCCTCCAGCTTCATCCATTGCAATAAGATTTTCCTCGCCACTTAGCATAGCAACTTCAGTTGCATCGTCTGATGGGTTGATTAGATCAAGAAATTTATCTCCCAGTTCAGATATATTGGTTGCAGCACATGAACTTAGAAAAATTACACTTGATAATAATAGAATTTTTTTTGACATTTTAGGTTCCTTAATTTGAATAGTTTGACCAGCTAGGCTCTCTTACTTCACCTTCTTTTTGCATTAACTCAACAACTTGATTATTATGTAGTGAAATTATAGACAATATTCCTTTGTTATCCCTATTAGTTGAGTAAATAATCATACCACCATTTGGAGAAAAATAGGGTGACTCATCTGATTTATTTTGCGTCATAACTGTCAAGTCTCTTGATGCTATGTCAAGAAGAGCCAATCTATAGTCTTTTCCAACTCTATGAATAAGAGCTAAATCTTTACCATCAGGAGAGAAAACTGGTTTTGCGTTGTAGCGGCCCTCAAAAGTTGCCCTAGAAATTTTTCCTGATTTAAGATCTTTAATATAGATCTGCACCTGCCCAGTTCGATTGGAGGTAAATGCAATTTTGGTTCCATCAGGAGAAAAGCTAGCTTCAGTATCAATAGCAATATTTGTAGTCAATGGAATTGGTTTAGACTTAAAATCATACAAATATATATCCTTATTACCATTTTTAGATAGAGTTAGTGCAATACTCTCACCATCAGGATGCCAGGTTGGTGATGATGCTATTCCATCAAATTTTGGTAATTTAATTGGAATTGTTTTTAAAAATGGAGTCATTACAAAAACTTCTGATCTATTATTTTTGAAAGAGACGTATGCAAGTTTCTTTTGGTCTTTTGACCATGCAGGCGAGAGAATAGGATTTGAGGATCTAACTACTGTTTGAGGATTGAATCCGTCAGAGTCTGAAATTTGTAGCTTATATGTTCGACCGCCATTGCTATTTTCAGTTACTGTTACATAAGAAAGCCTGGTGTCGAAAGAGCCTTTTTGCCCCAATAATACATAATAAATTTTGTCACTTAAAAAATGCGCAATTCTTCTAAAACCGCTATTGTGGACTCTTATTTTCTTTTGATAGAGACTTTTCTCTGAAAATACATCATAAATATAAATATAAACGTTATAAACTTTATTGCTTACTTGTTCAATCTTTCCAAATACCACTGCATCTTTTTTATGTTCTTGCCAAAAACTAAAGTCGATTTGATTAGTTATCAGGGCTTCTGTACTTAAGGCGTTAAATTGTCCGGATCGATTTAGATTGTCTCTAATAATTTTTGAAATATCAACATTGTTAGAATTTCCAACAATCTCAAATGGGGCTATAACTATTGGAAAAGCGGCTTCTCTTGATTTGATAATGTTGACTTCTAGAAGTGCATTTGCCGATAAAGAAATAAAAACACTCAGAGTGATTATAAACTTGATAATTTTCACTCGATTTCCTCAATCCAGTTCATTTGTATTGCCTCTAAAACCCTTTCACCACATTTACTATCAGCTTCTTCAAAATCCTCAAGATTTAATACAAGTGCACGAAGATCGACAAAGTTAATTGTTTTTGGGTCAATTTCAGGAAAGTTATCCGCCAGAGAGATTGCTATTTCTAATGAATCGGTCCAACAGATCATTATATTTTTAAGGACAGTTAAATTTAATTAAGTAATTTTAATCAATTCAAGTGTTAGATTTAAACATTTTTTTAAATTAAAGTCTGCCTACTGAAATAAGGTGAGGTAGCTTATTTAGCTTATTAAGAACGCTATTAAGTTCAATAATATTACTCACAACAAGGGTAATATAAAATAGTCTATCTGATCCTGGTCTTTGTTGCTGTTCTATATTTTCAATATTGACTCCAAGATTTG
This sequence is a window from Candidatus Pseudothioglobus singularis PS1. Protein-coding genes within it:
- a CDS encoding OmpA family protein — translated: MSKKILLLSSVIFLSSCAATNISELGDKFLDLINPSDDATEVAMLSGEENLIAMDEAGGFTIDELEELSNDELIAIAKEKGLEDLILLDEDGNLLNRDQIINAIVESAALLESKSEELESMSDDELIEVAVSKGLTELIVLDADGNLANRDELVEALLESAAATEAAISEFGNNADSFTLYFAYDDTEIDEVATRTIIQHANFMQENPSVNLRLEGHADERGTREYNLALGENRALSVKEVLGLYNLDDRIIVVSYGEESPILTGSNEEAWEKNRRVEFSYY
- the tolB gene encoding Tol-Pal system beta propeller repeat protein TolB → MKIIKFIITLSVFISLSANALLEVNIIKSREAAFPIVIAPFEIVGNSNNVDISKIIRDNLNRSGQFNALSTEALITNQIDFSFWQEHKKDAVVFGKIEQVSNKVYNVYIYIYDVFSEKSLYQKKIRVHNSGFRRIAHFLSDKIYYVLLGQKGSFDTRLSYVTVTENSNGGRTYKLQISDSDGFNPQTVVRSSNPILSPAWSKDQKKLAYVSFKNNRSEVFVMTPFLKTIPIKLPKFDGIASSPTWHPDGESIALTLSKNGNKDIYLYDFKSKPIPLTTNIAIDTEASFSPDGTKIAFTSNRTGQVQIYIKDLKSGKISRATFEGRYNAKPVFSPDGKDLALIHRVGKDYRLALLDIASRDLTVMTQNKSDESPYFSPNGGMIIYSTNRDNKGILSIISLHNNQVVELMQKEGEVREPSWSNYSN
- the iscX gene encoding Fe-S cluster assembly protein IscX, with protein sequence MICWTDSLEIAISLADNFPEIDPKTINFVDLRALVLNLEDFEEADSKCGERVLEAIQMNWIEEIE